One Roseburia rectibacter DNA window includes the following coding sequences:
- a CDS encoding V-type ATP synthase subunit B, with product MAIEYLGLSEINGPLVAVEGVKGAFYDEIVELVVDGKQKKLGRIAEINDDYAVVQVFESTEEMSLLNTHARLTGRPLCVGLSEEILGRTFNGLGQPVDGLGAVRAEVVRDVNGQPMNPCSREYPRNYIRTGISAIDGLTTLIRGQKLPIFSGNGLPHDELAAQIVEQASLGDGENEDEPFAVVFAAMGVKYDVAEYFKRRFAECGVSDHVAMFLNLSNDPVAERLITPKVALTAAEYLAFEKNMHILVILTDMTSFAEAMREVSAQKGEIPSRKGYPGYLYSEFAALYERAGIVKGSAGSVTQIPILTMPNDDITHPIPDLTGYITEGQIVLERSLHQKNIYPPINVLPSLSRLMKDGIGEKYTREDHQDLANQLFSSYARVGEARDLASVIGEDELSDTDKQYLKFGTAFEKEFIGQGKDENRSMAETLDIGWRLLHILPRGELDRIDTKILEKYWDREE from the coding sequence ATGGCGATTGAGTATCTGGGATTAAGTGAGATCAATGGACCGTTAGTTGCTGTGGAAGGCGTAAAAGGTGCTTTCTATGATGAGATCGTGGAATTGGTCGTGGATGGAAAACAGAAAAAATTAGGGCGCATTGCAGAGATCAATGATGATTATGCAGTCGTTCAGGTATTTGAGAGCACGGAGGAAATGTCTCTTTTAAATACGCATGCAAGGTTAACCGGCAGACCACTTTGTGTGGGATTATCAGAGGAGATCTTAGGAAGGACGTTTAACGGCTTAGGACAGCCGGTTGATGGGCTTGGGGCAGTACGTGCCGAGGTTGTACGCGACGTGAACGGTCAGCCGATGAACCCGTGCAGCAGGGAATATCCAAGAAACTATATCAGAACCGGTATCTCTGCGATCGATGGTCTTACAACACTGATCCGTGGACAGAAGCTTCCTATCTTTTCAGGTAACGGTCTGCCGCATGACGAGCTTGCAGCCCAGATCGTAGAGCAGGCAAGTTTAGGAGACGGGGAAAATGAGGATGAGCCGTTTGCAGTCGTGTTTGCGGCAATGGGCGTAAAATATGACGTGGCGGAATATTTTAAACGGCGTTTTGCAGAATGTGGTGTAAGTGATCATGTTGCAATGTTTTTAAATCTTTCCAATGATCCGGTCGCAGAGCGTCTGATCACGCCGAAGGTGGCTCTGACTGCTGCTGAATATCTTGCGTTTGAAAAAAATATGCATATTCTTGTAATACTGACGGATATGACATCGTTTGCGGAGGCAATGCGTGAGGTATCGGCACAGAAAGGTGAGATCCCAAGCCGGAAAGGATATCCAGGTTATCTCTACAGTGAATTTGCAGCTCTATATGAGAGAGCCGGAATCGTAAAAGGATCGGCCGGTTCTGTGACACAGATCCCGATTCTGACAATGCCAAATGATGATATCACGCATCCGATCCCGGATCTTACCGGTTATATCACCGAGGGTCAGATCGTACTTGAAAGATCACTTCACCAGAAAAATATTTATCCGCCGATCAATGTGCTGCCGTCTTTGTCGCGTCTGATGAAAGACGGCATTGGTGAAAAATACACGAGAGAGGATCATCAGGATCTTGCCAATCAGCTCTTTTCATCCTATGCCCGTGTCGGCGAGGCGAGAGATCTTGCAAGTGTTATCGGTGAGGATGAACTTTCCGATACCGATAAACAGTATTTAAAGTTTGGTACAGCTTTCGAAAAAGAATTTATCGGGCAGGGAAAAGATGAGAACCGTTCAATGGCAGAGACACTTGATATCGGATGGAGACTGCTTCATATTCTGCCACGCGGAGAGTTAGACCGTATTGATACAAAGATCCTTGAAAAGTACTGGGACAGGGAAGAATAA